The Pygocentrus nattereri isolate fPygNat1 chromosome 1, fPygNat1.pri, whole genome shotgun sequence genome window below encodes:
- the LOC108415164 gene encoding scavenger receptor cysteine-rich type 1 protein M130-like, which produces MRDAAVVCRELRCGEAVDALSDAHFGPGSGQIWMVDVDCSGSESTLKKCHAALWGKQACNHSNDAGVFCSGVRLVGGSRCSGRVEVLHGETWSTVCDANFDQQDAEVVCRELGCGLPVEVLGAAAFGGGEGQMWSEELQCRGNESRIHFCPTSSSLKHNCSHDNDVSVVCADSVRLVDGGSRCAGRVEVLHRGQWGTVCGYMWNIRDVSVVCRELSCGDPLSLDAAVGGSGPIWMSHVDCSGSESTLKHCGSLGWGKHSCTHLIDIKIHCSGHRRSKLTGGPHRCSGRVEVLHEETWSTVCDADFDQQDAEVVCRELGCGLPVEVLGAAAFGRGEGQVWSKELQCRGIESEISLCPTSSSLRLNCTHGSDVGLICSGHTQARLVSGSDSCSGRVELQYLSERGTVCDVSWDMRAASVLCGQLKCGSAVAVLGSDWFGEGSGQIWADVFDCQGNETHLSKCPISSWSRTACSHKQDAGVICSGSLMAVHEGRVRLSRGMECEGEVELYFKQDWRRVLLDSWSESVATVVCRQLGCGSVFSFSSSFTSSPEHGHVCVTGFNCSGSEAHLGNCSSGQAVNCSSRDQLSVTCSAHSSIRLVGSGGDCAGRLEVFHSGSWGTVCDDLWDIEDAQVVCRQLQCGVALSALVPAHFGPGTGPIWLNEVECEGNETSLFNCRFQMCGEDECGHMEDVGVVCSEFKEIRLTEGCQGNLEVFYNETWGNVCTNNMDEEVANLVCQELNCGRSGSLSQTKARVESAPNWLDDLKCRKHDSTLWHCPSSAWGQNSCDNLNEVAHITCSGEINHSLLRNHLKCSSFPNQSQCSKHLPLRLSGGNGSCSGRLEVYHNTEWGSVCDNEWDISDVQVVCRQLGCGPALSADGSAVFGAGVGPIWLNRVKCRGNEIHLWDCPHSLKDHADCSHSQDAGVTCTDIFVSTTVTSRLTTITITAGQTENEAVTPTQTFSAAVPSIYPVSLLVLGVLLFLALVLLFVLFYQNRVLRRVLSKRKHKTQTEAVYEEIDQRIIAKRTTKKVNILSEEQHSGYEDVDEELLSAKAVNEEKAEYYDDASTRSLKSEVGTRDTPDTYDDVISAGHTTTREAKNKVELYDDAVPAGKNLQVTAVYKPENYDDVITPGQDFGDSAGYDDVEVSEKEAQII; this is translated from the exons GAGTCAGGCTGGTTGGCGGTTCTCgctgctctgggagagtggaggtgcttcatggagagacctggtccacagtgtgtgatgctaactttgaccagcaggatgcagaggttgtgtgtcgagagctgggctgtgggcttcctgtggaggtgctgggagcagctgcttttggcGGAGGGGAGGGTCAGAtgtggtcagaggagcttcagtgtagaggcaacGAATCTCGGATTCACTTCTGTCCAACATcatcttcactcaaacacaactgcTCCCATGATAATGATGTGAGTGTGGTGTGTGCTG ACAGTGTGAGGTTGGTGGATGGTGGCAGTCGCTGTGCTGGtagagtggaggttcttcatagaggacagtggggaacagtgtgtggCTATATGTGGAATATAAGagatgtttcagtggtgtgtagagagctgaGCTGTGGGGATCCATTGAGCCTGGATGCTGCTGTAGGAGGATCAGGACCGATCTGGATGAGTCATGTGGACTGCAGTGGATCAGAGTCTACACTGAAACACTGTGGATCACTGGGATGGGGCAAACATAGCTGTACTCATCTTATAGATATCAAAATTCATTGTTCAG GTCATAGAAGGTCCAAGCTTACTGGTGGTCCTCATCGTtgctctgggagagtggaggtgcttcATGAAGAGACCTGGTCCACggtgtgtgatgctgactttgaccagcaggatgcagaggttgtgtgtcgagagctgggctgtgggcttcctgtggaggtgctgggagcagctgcttttggcagaggggagggtcaggtgtggtcaAAGGAACTTCAGTGTAGAGGAATTGAATCTGAGATTTCCCTTTGTCCAACATCATCTTCACTTAGACTCAACTGCACCCATGGCAGTGATGTGGGACTCATATGTTCTG GTCACACTCAGGCTCGGCTGGTGAGTGGCTCTGACTCCTGTTCTGGTCGAGTGGAGCTCCAGTACCTCAGTGAGCGGGGCACAGTGTGTGATGTAAGCTGGGATATGAGAGCCGCCAGTGTCCTCTGTGGTCAGCTGAAGTGTGGGAGTGCTGTGGCTGTGTTGGGGTCAGACTGGTTTGGGGAGGGGAGTGGCCAGATCTGGGCTGATGTGTTTGATTGTCAGGGGAACGAAACACACCTGTCAAAATGTCCCATTTCATCATGGAGTCGAACTGCATGCTCTCATAAACAGGATGCTGGTGTCATCTGCAGTG GTTCACTCATGGCAGTTCACGAGGGGCGAGTGCGGTTGTCTAGAGGGATGGAATGTGAGGGGGAGGTAGAGCTTTACTTCAAGCAGGACTGGAGGAGAGTTCTGCTGGACTCCTGGAGTGAGTCTGTGGCCACTGTGGTCTGCAGACAGCTGGGCTGTGGCTCCGTGTTCAGCTTCTCCAGCTCATTTACATCCAGTCCTGAACACGGCCATGTGTGTGTGACGGGTTTCAATTGTTCTGGGAGTGAAGCTCATCTGGGGAACTGCAGCAGCGGCCAAGCAGTCAACTGCAGCTCCAGAGATCAGCTCTCAGTCACCTGCTCTG CTCACAGCTCCATCAGGCTGGTTGGTTCTGGGGGAGACTGTGCAGGAAGGCTGGAGGTTTTCCACAGTGGCTCATGGGGGACAGTATGTGATGACTTGTGGGATATTGAGGATGCGCAGGTGGTTTGTAGACAGTTGCAATGTGGAGTGGCTCTCAGTGCTCTGGTACCAGCCCATTTTGGACCTGGAACTGGACCCATATGGCTGAATGAGGTGGAGTGTGAGGGAAACGAGACGTCCCTGTTTAACTGCAGATTTCAGATGTGTGGAGAAGATGAATGTGGCCACATGGAGGACGTAGGAGTCGTATGTTCCG AGTTTAAAGAGATCAGACTCACTGAGGGCTGTCAGGGGAATCTGGAAGTGTTCTACAATGAAACCTGGGGTAATGTGTGTACAAATAACATGGATGAAGAAGTAGCAAATTTGGTCTGTCAAGAGTTGAACTGTGGAAGATCAGGCAGTTTGAGCCAAACCAAAGCAAGAGTGGAATCAGCTCCTAACTGGCTGGATGATCTGAAATGTAGGAAACATGACTCCACTCTGTGGCACTGTCCATCTTCAGCCTGGGGACAGAACAGCTGTGATAATCTAAATGAAGTGGCTCACATTACCTGCTCAG GAGAGATAAATCATTCTTTGCTGCGAAACCATCTGAAATGCTCCTCATTTCCAAACCAGAGTCAATGCTCAA AGCACCTGCCTCTCAGGCTGAGTGGAGGGAATGGAAGCTGCTCTGGGAGGCTGGAGGTGTATCACAACACTGAGTGGGGCTCCGTCTGTGATAATGAGTGGGACATCAGTGATGTTCAGGTGGTCTGCAggcagctgggctgtgggccGGCGCTGAGTGCTGATGGGAGTGCTGTCTTCGGTGCTGGTGTAGGGCCTATCTGGCTGAACAGAGTGAAGTGTAGAGGGAATGAGATTCACCTGTGGGACTGTCCTCATTCCCTGAAGGACCACGCTGACTGTTCCCACAGTCAGGACGCTGGAGTCACCTGTACAG aCATATTTGTATCCACCACTGTTACATCCAGATTAACTACTATTACCATCACAG CTGGTCAGACAGAGAACGAAGCAGTTACTCCTACACAAACTTTTTCAGCAGCtgttccatccatctatccagtGTCTCTCCTGGTTCTGGGAGTGCTGCTCTTCCTGGCCTTAGtgctgctgtttgtgctgttttaccAGAACAGAGTGCtcaggagag TGCTCTCTAAGAGGAAGCATAAGACTCAGACTGAGGCAGTCTATGAAGAGATCGACCAGAGAATCATCGCTAAGAGAACGACTAAAAAGG TAAATATCCTCTCTGAAGAACAACATTCAGGATATGAAGATGTGGATGAGGAGCTTCTCTCAG caaaggctgtgaatgaGGAAAAAGCTGAATATTATGATGATGCCTCCACCCGTAGCCTGAAAA GTGAAGTGGGAACTAGAGACACTCCAGATACCTATGATGATGTCATTTCTGCTGGACACACAACAACTAGAGAAGCAA AGAACAAGGTGGAGCTCTATGATGACGCCGTTCCTGCTGGAAAGAATCTACAGGTTACAGCAG TGTACAAACCAGAGAactatgatgatgtcatcactcCTGGACAGGATTTTGGAGATTCAGCAG GCTATGATGATGTGGAGGTGTCTGAGAAAGAGGCACAAATCATCTGA
- the LOC119263782 gene encoding scavenger receptor cysteine-rich type 1 protein M130-like, translating into MDSCVALIFLSMIPLTTAEIIKLVDGGRRCAGRVDMLFRGQWGTVCDDYWDIRGAAVVCRKLGCGEAVDVLSDAHFGPGPETMWSYTRACNGSESTVTKCGARDFQEKERVCDTTEGAGIICSEVRLVGGSRCSGRVEVLHGETWSTVCDTDFDQQDAEVVCRELG; encoded by the exons ATGGACAGCTGTGTGGCTCTCATTTTTCTGTCCATGATACCACTCACCACAGCTG aaataataaaGCTGGTGGATGGTGGTCGTCGCTGTGCTGGAAGAGTGGATATGTTGTTCAGGggacagtggggaacagtgtgtgatgattacTGGGATATAAGAGGCgctgcagtggtgtgtagaAAGCTGGGCTGTGGAGAGGCTGTAGATGTACTGAGTGACGCTCACTTTGGACCAGGACCAGAAACAATGTGGAGCTATACAAGGGCGTGTAACGGATCAGAGTCTACAGTGACCAAATGTGGAGCCAGAGATTTTCAAGAGAAAGAGCGTGTCTGTGATACTACTGAAGGTGCTGGAATTATCTGTTCAG AAGTCAGGCTGGTTGGTGGTTCTCgctgctctgggagagtggaggtgcttcatggagagacctggtccacagtgtgtgatactgactttgaccagcaggatgcagaggttgtgtgtcgagagctgggc